In Leclercia sp. LSNIH1, the genomic stretch GGGAAATCTGGAACATCAGCACTGCCATCCAGATCAGACCGGAAGTCACGTGCAGACCGTGGGTACCGACCAGCGCGAAGAACGCTGACAGGAAGCCACTGCGATCCGGGCCGAAGCCTTCCATGATCAGGTGATGGAATTCATAGATTTCCATCCCGATAAATCCAGCACCAAACAACCAGGTCAACGCCAGCCAGGAGACAACCTGGCTCTTGTTGTTTTTGTACATGGCGATAGCCGCCATGCCGTAGGTGATGGAGCTGAACAGCAGCAGGGCAGTTTCAACCAGAACGAACGGCAGCTCAAAAATGTCCTTACCGGTCGGGCCGCCCGCTGTGCCGTTCACCAGAACGG encodes the following:
- a CDS encoding cytochrome o ubiquinol oxidase subunit III, translating into MATDTLTHSTAHAHDHAHHDTGPTKVFGFWIYLMSDCILFCCLFATYAVLVNGTAGGPTGKDIFELPFVLVETALLLFSSITYGMAAIAMYKNNKSQVVSWLALTWLFGAGFIGMEIYEFHHLIMEGFGPDRSGFLSAFFALVGTHGLHVTSGLIWMAVLMFQISRRGLTSTNRTRIMCLSLFWHFLDVVWICVFSVVYLMGAM